The following proteins come from a genomic window of Malus sylvestris chromosome 4, drMalSylv7.2, whole genome shotgun sequence:
- the LOC126620051 gene encoding FRIGIDA-like protein 5 isoform X2 encodes MEKIQSDLRISEERQSSLCRAYESLHTEANSVVLFSVQWKELEEHFESTRSEIRTRLQELENREKEMDDLGKRLEASELRFDLEMAAKALELRGIEKSIAEKVKEYESGKLRLKSVDLSIDVKKRQVSEVESLVREKERERDSIDRCIEERKKILNWFVKNAEERSVEIEAKEKEVEEVRTVLSKYGDDIELKERRLNSIVESIEERKKVYDLREEEIRRAERSIEECDKKMKLRKEKLGLIEKSIKGCEEEMKSKEEKLSLIRKSLAECSNTLESRENAIRELELKERDFCLLKKLMGEWSCKLEYKERELGGWLEKLELKEKGFEQKLEELHLIDMRVNEFLDEVRLKEKHLDSLQQTIHEHEKRLDLLSNGLQVKERKLELQARTLEFKQKKFDSIRKSAEERSKKMTLEKKTNILNSQVKIEQLEHNPANNPSVPLPASIQSRINLSGKDLQLFLNEHLKRHDLLGTEISGILQASSDPAKLVLDAMQGFYPSSLVVENKECDFDLSVIRRSCILLLQELKRVSPQINPPVREEARKLAGDWKDKMTVAVENGLEVLGFLLLITTFDLTSTYPESELQSLLLVAGRQAHVAQATGLSLGISDKAPECSITSVKIVEPESSLAKSEATLSSPNFQPSATIDARTLQGILIEHMKQNHSMQKDMMAALQLSTDPAKLVLDVIQTSFAGYWGRGEVALDETFMSSTINLLEELMRVSPNVGPHEKEDAIKLAYTWEAKMKGNTENSLESLGYLQFLATYGLLYRLKKDEIKKILGMICQHKQALKICQTLGFVPEFVKKLIERKQLLEAARLICTFKIAEKLPPVPLLKEYVEGARKSCRTMWRKKKSLDEKEEVVDHLIADLRAVTQCFQDYNLESDYPSKGIDILIVELVKMKENWRRCEQSLVSKVKQEVNEPSPASNVGQEGEKADQSPSPKVGLEERKASPSSKVGQKEKKSPPSKVGQEEKKPSPASEVGQEGKKEKAPSPGQEGEKEKNQSPSSTVGQEEKKASPSFKVGQEVKKSPPSSKVGQEEKKPSPASEVRKEVNKVKKLVKKAKKPSLASKVGPDDTAEKKPSLASTVEQEEKTEKNPSHASTVEQEEKNGKKRGASASGSTFQRQQRQSKRPRTHVSAVTPYGMSTIPPAYMYMFWPNPRTYGYY; translated from the exons ATGGAGAAGATTCAGTCGGATTTGAGAATCTCGGAGGAGAGGCAGAGCAGCCTCTGCAGAGCGTACGAGAGCTTGCATACCGAAGCGAACTCCGTCGTTCTGTTTTCTGTGCAGTGGAAGGAGCTCGAGGAGCACTTCGAGTCGACCCGTAGCGAGATCCGGACCCGATTACAAGAACTCGAGAACCGCGAGAAGGAGATGGACGATCTTGGGAAGCGGCTGGAGGCGTCGGAGTTGAGGTTTGACTTGGAGATGGCGGCCAAAGCTTTGGAATTGCGCGGAATCGAGAAGTCGATTGCGGAGAAAGTGAAGGAGTATGAATCAGGTAAGCTCCGCTTGAAATCGGTTGATTTGTCGATTGATGTTAAAAAGAGGCAAGTTTCGGAAGTTGAGAGCTTGGTtagagagaaggagagggagcgGGATTCGATTGATAGATGTATCGAAGAGCGGAAAAAGATATTGAATTGGTTTGTGAAAAATGCGGAAGAGAGGTCTGTAGAGATTGAGGCTAAAGAGAAGGAAGTGGAAGAGGTCAGGACGGTGTTGAGCAAGTACGGAGATGATATTGAGTTGAAAGAGAGGCGGTTAAATTCGATTGTGGAGTCGATTGAGGAGCGGAAGAAAGTGTATGATTTGAGAGAGGAGGAGATTAGAAGGGCGGAAAGATCGATTGAAGAATGTGACAAGAAGATGAAATTGAGAAAGGAGAAACTCGGTTTGATTGAGAAATCGATCAAAGGATGTGAGGAAGAGATGAAATCGAAAGAGGAGAAACTTAGTTTGATTCGGAAGTCATTGGCCGAATGCTCTAATACACTGGAATCCAGAGAGAATGCAATTAGGGAATTGGAGTTGAAAGAGAGGGATTTTTGTTTGCTCAAGAAACTGATGGGGGAATGGTCCTGTAAACTTGAATATAAAGAAAGGGAACTCGGCGGATGGTTAGAGAAGCTTGAACTGAAAGAAAAAGGATTTGAGCAGAAACTAGAGGAACTTCATTTGATAGATATGAGGGTTAATGAATTCCTCGATGAGGTTCGGTTGAAAGAAAAGCATTTGGATTCACTCCAACAAACGATACATGAACATGAAAAGCGTTTGGATTTACTCTCCAATGGACTTCAAGTTAAAGAAAGGAAACTTGAACTACAGGCCAGAACGCTTGAATTTAAGCAGAAAAAGTTTGATTCTATTCGTAAATCCGCTGAAGAACGTTCCAAGAAAATGACATTGGAGAAGAAGACTAATATCCTCAATTCTCAAGTGAAGATTGAGCAATTGGAACATAATCCTGCTAACAATCCCTCTGTTCCTTTGCCCGCAAGTATCCAATCCCGCATCAACTTGAGTGGTAAAGACTTGCAGTTGTTTCTGAACGAGCATTTGAAGAGACATGATTTATTGGGTACTGAAATCTCAGGGATTCTTCAAGCGTCATCAGACCCAGCCAAATTAGTTTTGGATGCAATGCAAGGGTTTTACCCTTCAAGTTTGGTTGTGGAAAATAAGGAGTGTGATTTTGACTTGAGCGTTATTAGGAGGAGTTGTATTCTTTTGTTACAGGAGTTAAAGAGAGTCTCACCGCAAATTAATCCTCCGGTGAGAGAAGAAGCAAGAAAGTTGGCAGGTGACTGGAAGGACAAGATGACGGTGGCAGTAGAAAATGGGTTGGAGGTTCTGGGTTTTTTGCTGCTTATTACTACATTTGACTTGACCTCCACTTATCCTGAGAGTGAGCTTCAAAGTCTTCTTCTTGTGGCTGGTCGGCAAGCACACGTTGCACAGGCTACTGGATTGAGCCTTGGCATCTCAGATAAGGCACCTG AGTGCAGCATAACCTCTGTCAAAATTGTGGAACCGGAATCTTCACTGGCCAAAAGTGAAGCAACTTTATCTTCTCCAAATTTTCAACCAAGTGCCACCATTGATGCAAGGACTTTGCAGGGGATTTTAATTGAGCATATGAAGCAAAATCATTCAATGCAAAAAGACATGATGGCAGCTCTTCAATTGTCAACGGACCCAGCAAAACTTGTGTTGGATGTGATTCAAACATCTTTTGCTGGATACTGGGGTAGAGGAGAGGTTGCTTTAGATGAAACTTTCATGTCAAGCACGATCAACCTTTTGGAGGAGCTAATGAGAGTCTCTCCGAATGTTGGACCTCATGAGAAAGAGGATGCAATCAAGCTAGCATACACGTGGGAAGCAAAAATGAAAGGCAACACTGAAAATTCATTGGAGAGTTTGGGATATTTGCAGTTTTTAGCTACATACGGATTGCTTTATCGCTTAAAGAAAGATGAGATCAAAAAGATTCTTGGGATGATTTGTCAGCATAAGCAGGCCCTAAAAATATGCCAGACACTTGGTTTTGTCCCAG AATTTGTTAAGAAGCTAATTGAGAGGAAGCAACTTTTAGAGGCTGCTAGACTTATTTGCACCTTCAAGATAGCTGAAAAGTTACCCCCGGTACCGCTTCTAAAAGAATATGTGGAGGGTGCAAGGAAGTCTTGCAGGACAATGTGGAGGAAAAAGAAATCACTTGATGAAAAG GAGGAGGTTGTAGACCACTTAATAGCTGATCTAAGAGCTGTGACTCAATGCTTCCAAGATTACAACCTCGAGTCTGATTACCCATCCAAGGGCATCGATATACTGATAGTTGAGCTGGTAAAAATGAAGGAGAACTGGAGACGTTGTGAGCAATCTCTTGTGTCCAAGGTTAAGCAAGAGGTGAATGAACCGTCTCCTGCCTCCAACGTCGGACAAGAGGGGGAAAAAGCGGACCAGTCTCCTTCCCCCAAGGTTGGACTAGAGGAGAGAAAAGCTTCTCCTTCCTCCAAGGTCGGACAGAAAGAGAAGAAATCCCCTCCTTCCAAGGTCGGACAGGAGGAGAAGAAACCGTCTCCTGCCTCCGAGGTCGGACAAGAGGGGAAAAAAGAGAAGGCACCTTCTCCTGGACAAGAGGGGGAAAAAGAGAAGAACCAGTCTCCTTCCTCCACGGTTGGACAAGAAGAGAAGAAAGCCTCTCCTTCCTTCAAGGTCGGACAGGAAGTGAAGAAATCCCCTCCTTCCTCCAAGGTCGGCCAGGAGGAGAAGAAACCGTCTCCTGCCTCCGAGGTCAGAAAAGAGGTGAATAAAGTGAAGAAACTGGTGAAAAAGGCGAAGAAACCCTCTCTTGCCTCCAAGGTTGGACCAGATGATACAGCGGAGAAGAAACCGTCTCTTGCCTCCACAGTTGAACAAGAGGAGAAAACAGAGAAGAACCCATCTCATGCCTCCACG GTCGAACAAGAGGAGAAAAACGGGAAGAAGCGCGGTGCCAGCGCTTCCGGCTCTACATTTCAACGGCAACAACGTCAAAGTAAACGTCCTCGGACACATGTATCCGCAGTTACACCGTACGGAATGTCGACCATCCCTCCTGCCTATATGTACATGTTCTGGCCCAACCCTCGGACATATGGCTATTATTAA
- the LOC126620051 gene encoding FRIGIDA-like protein 5 isoform X1 — protein sequence MEKIQSDLRISEERQSSLCRAYESLHTEANSVVLFSVQWKELEEHFESTRSEIRTRLQELENREKEMDDLGKRLEASELRFDLEMAAKALELRGIEKSIAEKVKEYESGKLRLKSVDLSIDVKKRQVSEVESLVREKERERDSIDRCIEERKKILNWFVKNAEERSVEIEAKEKEVEEVRTVLSKYGDDIELKERRLNSIVESIEERKKVYDLREEEIRRAERSIEECDKKMKLRKEKLGLIEKSIKGCEEEMKSKEEKLSLIRKSLAECSNTLESRENAIRELELKERDFCLLKKLMGEWSCKLEYKERELGGWLEKLELKEKGFEQKLEELHLIDMRVNEFLDEVRLKEKHLDSLQQTIHEHEKRLDLLSNGLQVKERKLELQARTLEFKQKKFDSIRKSAEERSKKMTLEKKTNILNSQVKIEQLEHNPANNPSVPLPASIQSRINLSGKDLQLFLNEHLKRHDLLGTEISGILQASSDPAKLVLDAMQGFYPSSLVVENKECDFDLSVIRRSCILLLQELKRVSPQINPPVREEARKLAGDWKDKMTVAVENGLEVLGFLLLITTFDLTSTYPESELQSLLLVAGRQAHVAQATGLSLGISDKAPECSITSVKIVEPESSLAKSEATLSSPNFQPSATIDARTLQGILIEHMKQNHSMQKDMMAALQLSTDPAKLVLDVIQTSFAGYWGRGEVALDETFMSSTINLLEELMRVSPNVGPHEKEDAIKLAYTWEAKMKGNTENSLESLGYLQFLATYGLLYRLKKDEIKKILGMICQHKQALKICQTLGFVPEFVKKLIERKQLLEAARLICTFKIAEKLPPVPLLKEYVEGARKSCRTMWRKKKSLDEKEEVVDHLIADLRAVTQCFQDYNLESDYPSKGIDILIVELVKMKENWRRCEQSLVSKVKQEVNEPSPASNVGQEGEKADQSPSPKVGLEERKASPSSKVGQKEKKSPPSKVGQEEKKPSPASEVGQEGKKEKAPSPGQEGEKEKNQSPSSTVGQEEKKASPSFKVGQEVKKSPPSSKVGQEEKKPSPASEVRKEVNKVKKLVKKAKKPSLASKVGPDDTAEKKPSLASTVEQEEKTEKNPSHASTVKQEEKTENPSLASTVEQESKTEKKPSPSKVEQEEKSEKKSLASKVEQEEKNGKKRGASASGSTFQRQQRQSKRPRTHVSAVTPYGMSTIPPAYMYMFWPNPRTYGYY from the exons ATGGAGAAGATTCAGTCGGATTTGAGAATCTCGGAGGAGAGGCAGAGCAGCCTCTGCAGAGCGTACGAGAGCTTGCATACCGAAGCGAACTCCGTCGTTCTGTTTTCTGTGCAGTGGAAGGAGCTCGAGGAGCACTTCGAGTCGACCCGTAGCGAGATCCGGACCCGATTACAAGAACTCGAGAACCGCGAGAAGGAGATGGACGATCTTGGGAAGCGGCTGGAGGCGTCGGAGTTGAGGTTTGACTTGGAGATGGCGGCCAAAGCTTTGGAATTGCGCGGAATCGAGAAGTCGATTGCGGAGAAAGTGAAGGAGTATGAATCAGGTAAGCTCCGCTTGAAATCGGTTGATTTGTCGATTGATGTTAAAAAGAGGCAAGTTTCGGAAGTTGAGAGCTTGGTtagagagaaggagagggagcgGGATTCGATTGATAGATGTATCGAAGAGCGGAAAAAGATATTGAATTGGTTTGTGAAAAATGCGGAAGAGAGGTCTGTAGAGATTGAGGCTAAAGAGAAGGAAGTGGAAGAGGTCAGGACGGTGTTGAGCAAGTACGGAGATGATATTGAGTTGAAAGAGAGGCGGTTAAATTCGATTGTGGAGTCGATTGAGGAGCGGAAGAAAGTGTATGATTTGAGAGAGGAGGAGATTAGAAGGGCGGAAAGATCGATTGAAGAATGTGACAAGAAGATGAAATTGAGAAAGGAGAAACTCGGTTTGATTGAGAAATCGATCAAAGGATGTGAGGAAGAGATGAAATCGAAAGAGGAGAAACTTAGTTTGATTCGGAAGTCATTGGCCGAATGCTCTAATACACTGGAATCCAGAGAGAATGCAATTAGGGAATTGGAGTTGAAAGAGAGGGATTTTTGTTTGCTCAAGAAACTGATGGGGGAATGGTCCTGTAAACTTGAATATAAAGAAAGGGAACTCGGCGGATGGTTAGAGAAGCTTGAACTGAAAGAAAAAGGATTTGAGCAGAAACTAGAGGAACTTCATTTGATAGATATGAGGGTTAATGAATTCCTCGATGAGGTTCGGTTGAAAGAAAAGCATTTGGATTCACTCCAACAAACGATACATGAACATGAAAAGCGTTTGGATTTACTCTCCAATGGACTTCAAGTTAAAGAAAGGAAACTTGAACTACAGGCCAGAACGCTTGAATTTAAGCAGAAAAAGTTTGATTCTATTCGTAAATCCGCTGAAGAACGTTCCAAGAAAATGACATTGGAGAAGAAGACTAATATCCTCAATTCTCAAGTGAAGATTGAGCAATTGGAACATAATCCTGCTAACAATCCCTCTGTTCCTTTGCCCGCAAGTATCCAATCCCGCATCAACTTGAGTGGTAAAGACTTGCAGTTGTTTCTGAACGAGCATTTGAAGAGACATGATTTATTGGGTACTGAAATCTCAGGGATTCTTCAAGCGTCATCAGACCCAGCCAAATTAGTTTTGGATGCAATGCAAGGGTTTTACCCTTCAAGTTTGGTTGTGGAAAATAAGGAGTGTGATTTTGACTTGAGCGTTATTAGGAGGAGTTGTATTCTTTTGTTACAGGAGTTAAAGAGAGTCTCACCGCAAATTAATCCTCCGGTGAGAGAAGAAGCAAGAAAGTTGGCAGGTGACTGGAAGGACAAGATGACGGTGGCAGTAGAAAATGGGTTGGAGGTTCTGGGTTTTTTGCTGCTTATTACTACATTTGACTTGACCTCCACTTATCCTGAGAGTGAGCTTCAAAGTCTTCTTCTTGTGGCTGGTCGGCAAGCACACGTTGCACAGGCTACTGGATTGAGCCTTGGCATCTCAGATAAGGCACCTG AGTGCAGCATAACCTCTGTCAAAATTGTGGAACCGGAATCTTCACTGGCCAAAAGTGAAGCAACTTTATCTTCTCCAAATTTTCAACCAAGTGCCACCATTGATGCAAGGACTTTGCAGGGGATTTTAATTGAGCATATGAAGCAAAATCATTCAATGCAAAAAGACATGATGGCAGCTCTTCAATTGTCAACGGACCCAGCAAAACTTGTGTTGGATGTGATTCAAACATCTTTTGCTGGATACTGGGGTAGAGGAGAGGTTGCTTTAGATGAAACTTTCATGTCAAGCACGATCAACCTTTTGGAGGAGCTAATGAGAGTCTCTCCGAATGTTGGACCTCATGAGAAAGAGGATGCAATCAAGCTAGCATACACGTGGGAAGCAAAAATGAAAGGCAACACTGAAAATTCATTGGAGAGTTTGGGATATTTGCAGTTTTTAGCTACATACGGATTGCTTTATCGCTTAAAGAAAGATGAGATCAAAAAGATTCTTGGGATGATTTGTCAGCATAAGCAGGCCCTAAAAATATGCCAGACACTTGGTTTTGTCCCAG AATTTGTTAAGAAGCTAATTGAGAGGAAGCAACTTTTAGAGGCTGCTAGACTTATTTGCACCTTCAAGATAGCTGAAAAGTTACCCCCGGTACCGCTTCTAAAAGAATATGTGGAGGGTGCAAGGAAGTCTTGCAGGACAATGTGGAGGAAAAAGAAATCACTTGATGAAAAG GAGGAGGTTGTAGACCACTTAATAGCTGATCTAAGAGCTGTGACTCAATGCTTCCAAGATTACAACCTCGAGTCTGATTACCCATCCAAGGGCATCGATATACTGATAGTTGAGCTGGTAAAAATGAAGGAGAACTGGAGACGTTGTGAGCAATCTCTTGTGTCCAAGGTTAAGCAAGAGGTGAATGAACCGTCTCCTGCCTCCAACGTCGGACAAGAGGGGGAAAAAGCGGACCAGTCTCCTTCCCCCAAGGTTGGACTAGAGGAGAGAAAAGCTTCTCCTTCCTCCAAGGTCGGACAGAAAGAGAAGAAATCCCCTCCTTCCAAGGTCGGACAGGAGGAGAAGAAACCGTCTCCTGCCTCCGAGGTCGGACAAGAGGGGAAAAAAGAGAAGGCACCTTCTCCTGGACAAGAGGGGGAAAAAGAGAAGAACCAGTCTCCTTCCTCCACGGTTGGACAAGAAGAGAAGAAAGCCTCTCCTTCCTTCAAGGTCGGACAGGAAGTGAAGAAATCCCCTCCTTCCTCCAAGGTCGGCCAGGAGGAGAAGAAACCGTCTCCTGCCTCCGAGGTCAGAAAAGAGGTGAATAAAGTGAAGAAACTGGTGAAAAAGGCGAAGAAACCCTCTCTTGCCTCCAAGGTTGGACCAGATGATACAGCGGAGAAGAAACCGTCTCTTGCCTCCACAGTTGAACAAGAGGAGAAAACAGAGAAGAACCCATCTCATGCCTCCACGGTCAAACAAGAGGAGAAAACGGAGAACCCCTCTCTTGCATCCACGGTCGAACAAGAGAGCAAAACGGAGAAGAAACCATCACCCTCCAAGGTCGAGCAAGAGGAGAAATCCGAGAAGAAATCTCTTGCCTCCAAGGTCGAACAAGAGGAGAAAAACGGGAAGAAGCGCGGTGCCAGCGCTTCCGGCTCTACATTTCAACGGCAACAACGTCAAAGTAAACGTCCTCGGACACATGTATCCGCAGTTACACCGTACGGAATGTCGACCATCCCTCCTGCCTATATGTACATGTTCTGGCCCAACCCTCGGACATATGGCTATTATTAA